From a single Shewanella donghaensis genomic region:
- the lolE gene encoding lipoprotein-releasing ABC transporter permease subunit LolE, translated as MKSLLPLIIGWRFYRARQSNGFIGFISFASTAGIALGVAVLILVLSAMNGFERELEQRLLGVVAHGELLSVNEPLHDWQGIAETAKSIPEIVATAPFIKMQGLVQKPGGFQGLELNGIDPEFEEKVSTIDEFMSLDAWASLSAQTNNIVVGQSLLDKLDLDIGDTLSMYTPDMGQTNKLSAAKSHRFIIAGVYDLGGEIESTQAYVSLPYLAEVLKLPVGSVTGLRITVNQVFSAPRITRDLGYSQNQYLHLNNWTRSQGHLYQDIQLVRMVMYLVLALVIAVACFNIVSTLVMAVRDKSAEIAILMTMGLKRAQVMAIFIMQGALNGALGCTIGGAIGVILALNLSAFASAVEQLLGVKLLESDIYFIDFLPSQLQQQDVIFVVGMGFVMSLLATIYPAYKATKIAPATALAGR; from the coding sequence ATGAAATCATTGTTGCCACTGATTATTGGTTGGCGTTTTTACAGAGCAAGGCAATCTAATGGTTTTATTGGATTTATTTCATTTGCATCGACGGCAGGTATTGCACTGGGTGTTGCGGTATTAATTCTTGTATTGTCGGCCATGAATGGTTTTGAAAGAGAGTTAGAGCAACGTTTACTAGGGGTTGTGGCTCATGGCGAACTGTTAAGCGTGAATGAGCCATTACATGATTGGCAAGGCATTGCTGAAACAGCCAAGAGTATTCCTGAGATTGTCGCCACTGCGCCTTTTATTAAGATGCAGGGATTGGTACAAAAGCCAGGCGGTTTTCAGGGGCTTGAATTGAATGGTATCGATCCTGAATTTGAGGAAAAGGTCTCTACCATTGATGAATTTATGTCTCTAGACGCCTGGGCTTCATTATCTGCGCAAACCAATAATATTGTGGTTGGCCAAAGCTTACTCGATAAGCTTGATTTAGATATTGGGGATACATTATCTATGTATACCCCTGACATGGGTCAAACCAATAAACTCAGCGCCGCCAAAAGTCATCGCTTTATTATTGCCGGTGTTTATGATTTGGGCGGAGAAATTGAATCCACTCAAGCTTATGTGTCATTGCCTTATCTTGCTGAGGTATTAAAGCTGCCAGTCGGCTCAGTAACAGGTTTGCGTATAACCGTTAATCAAGTATTTAGTGCACCTCGCATTACCCGAGATTTAGGCTATTCACAGAACCAATATTTACATTTGAATAATTGGACCCGATCCCAAGGGCATTTATACCAAGACATCCAACTTGTCAGAATGGTGATGTACCTTGTACTGGCGCTAGTGATTGCCGTGGCATGTTTCAATATCGTATCGACTTTGGTGATGGCAGTTAGAGATAAGAGTGCAGAAATCGCTATTTTAATGACCATGGGGCTTAAACGTGCCCAAGTCATGGCGATATTTATTATGCAAGGGGCGCTTAATGGAGCTCTGGGTTGCACTATTGGCGGCGCGATTGGTGTGATATTAGCGCTAAACCTCAGCGCTTTTGCTAGTGCAGTTGAACAGTTGCTTGGGGTTAAATTACTTGAGTCTGATATTTACTTTATTGATTTTTTACCATCGCAGTTACAACAGCAAGATGTCATTTTTGTTGTCGGAATGGGCTTTGTAATGAGTTTGTTGGCGACGATTTATCCAGCTTATAAAGCGACTAAAATCGCACCAGCAACCGCATTAGCTGGCCGTTAA
- a CDS encoding L-serine ammonia-lyase yields the protein MISVFDMFKIGIGPSSSHTVGPMKAGKLFMQHLSDHGLLQQTDELQSQLFGSLGQTGKGHGTGKAVILGLMGEAPDTVDTDAIDAILEQVSTSQTLKIADGRLVKFTRDNGVTYHRRKSLPAHANAMTLYAFAKGECIYERTYYSVGGGFILDEDEITQRDASPAAPIKSAPYDFDSAAQLLELCGENGLSISSLMMSNELSIATEADVKQGLWDIWQTMKDCIERGYQKEGMLPGGLKLRRRAPALYRRLQAEGRNNNDPLTAMDWVDLFALSVNEQNAAGDRVVTAPTNGAAGIIPAVLCYYHTFVQEVDIEVCCRFLLTAAAIGILYKKNASISGAEVGCQGEVGVACSMAAGALTEIMGGTVEHVENAAEIGMEHNLGLTCDPVGGLVQVPCIERNAMGAIKAINASRMALRGDGNHKVSLDKVIKTMMDTGKDMRSKYKETAKGGLAVNIVEC from the coding sequence ATGATTAGCGTATTTGATATGTTCAAAATCGGTATTGGGCCATCAAGCTCCCATACCGTAGGCCCGATGAAAGCGGGTAAATTATTTATGCAGCACTTGAGCGATCACGGCTTGTTGCAACAAACTGATGAATTACAGTCTCAACTATTTGGCTCCCTAGGCCAAACAGGTAAAGGACACGGTACCGGTAAAGCGGTCATTCTTGGTTTAATGGGCGAAGCACCTGACACGGTCGATACCGATGCTATTGATGCCATTCTTGAACAAGTCTCCACTTCGCAAACACTCAAAATTGCAGATGGACGCTTAGTTAAGTTCACCCGTGACAATGGTGTGACTTATCATCGCCGTAAAAGCTTACCTGCTCATGCAAATGCCATGACCTTATATGCTTTTGCCAAAGGCGAATGCATCTATGAGCGCACTTATTATTCCGTTGGTGGCGGCTTTATTCTAGATGAAGATGAAATCACTCAACGTGACGCCTCACCTGCAGCGCCAATTAAGTCTGCCCCTTATGATTTTGACTCAGCGGCTCAATTACTCGAACTTTGCGGTGAAAATGGCTTAAGTATTTCATCACTGATGATGTCAAACGAGCTAAGTATTGCCACTGAGGCAGATGTTAAACAAGGTTTGTGGGATATCTGGCAAACCATGAAAGACTGCATTGAACGTGGCTACCAAAAAGAAGGCATGTTACCTGGTGGTTTAAAGCTTCGTCGTCGTGCGCCTGCACTATATCGCCGTTTACAAGCTGAAGGGCGCAATAACAATGACCCATTAACCGCTATGGACTGGGTCGATTTATTCGCATTATCTGTTAATGAGCAAAATGCCGCTGGCGATCGCGTTGTTACCGCACCGACCAATGGCGCTGCAGGGATTATTCCTGCGGTTTTATGCTACTACCACACCTTCGTGCAAGAAGTGGATATTGAAGTGTGTTGCCGCTTTTTATTAACTGCAGCCGCAATTGGTATTTTATACAAAAAGAATGCTTCGATTTCTGGCGCTGAAGTGGGTTGCCAAGGTGAAGTCGGCGTTGCCTGTTCAATGGCGGCTGGTGCACTCACTGAAATTATGGGCGGTACGGTTGAGCACGTAGAGAATGCTGCCGAAATCGGTATGGAACATAACTTAGGTTTAACCTGCGATCCTGTTGGCGGCTTAGTACAAGTGCCTTGTATTGAACGTAATGCCATGGGCGCAATTAAAGCCATTAATGCTTCACGTATGGCACTTCGCGGAGATGGAAATCATAAAGTCAGCCTAGATAAAGTCATTAAAACCATGATGGATACAGGCAAAGATATGCGCAGTAAATATAAAGAAACTGCCAAAGGTGGTTTAGCGGTAAATATCGTTGAGTGTTAA
- the nagZ gene encoding beta-N-acetylhexosaminidase, with protein sequence MSYLMMDLAGLTVSEEEAGLLIHPQVGGIILFTRNFSNKTQLVELVKSVRAIRQNLLIAVDHEGGRVQRFRDDFSVLPAMGDILPAARGDIALAKSWSQELGFLMAIELLACDIDLSFAPVLDVNGISDVIGTRSFSADPSQVSELSESFINGMNQAGMAAVGKHFPGHGSVKADTHVAMAEDTRSKEVIFNHDMQPFKQLIADKQLNGVMPAHVVYSQIDPNPAGFSTYWLQDVLRTQLQFDGVIFSDDLGMKGASFAGDYIGRAQAALSAGCNMILVCNDPEGVKTLLTEFSWPEKLSEFKSAIALKADIEQVMLALAEPLRWENAQQLAKQIVAASSTD encoded by the coding sequence GTGAGTTATTTAATGATGGACTTAGCTGGCTTAACCGTCAGTGAGGAAGAAGCAGGATTATTAATCCATCCCCAAGTGGGCGGAATAATTTTATTTACACGTAATTTTTCTAATAAAACACAGTTAGTTGAATTAGTTAAATCTGTTAGAGCAATACGCCAGAATTTATTGATAGCGGTTGATCATGAAGGTGGACGAGTACAGCGTTTTCGTGATGACTTTAGTGTGTTACCGGCTATGGGCGATATTCTACCAGCAGCAAGAGGCGATATCGCGTTAGCTAAAAGTTGGAGCCAAGAGCTGGGCTTCTTGATGGCCATAGAGCTATTAGCATGCGATATCGATTTGAGCTTTGCCCCGGTACTTGATGTTAACGGTATCAGTGATGTTATTGGTACTCGTAGCTTTAGCGCTGACCCTTCGCAAGTGAGTGAGTTGTCTGAGAGCTTTATTAACGGTATGAACCAAGCTGGAATGGCAGCGGTAGGAAAGCACTTTCCTGGGCATGGTAGCGTCAAAGCAGATACGCATGTGGCCATGGCTGAAGATACTCGCAGTAAAGAAGTTATCTTCAATCATGATATGCAGCCTTTTAAACAGTTAATCGCTGATAAACAGCTAAATGGTGTGATGCCTGCACATGTGGTTTATTCGCAAATTGACCCTAATCCTGCTGGTTTTTCTACCTACTGGTTGCAGGATGTTTTACGCACTCAATTACAATTTGATGGGGTGATATTTTCTGATGATCTTGGCATGAAAGGCGCAAGCTTTGCGGGTGATTATATTGGCAGGGCGCAAGCTGCGTTATCTGCGGGTTGTAATATGATCCTGGTTTGTAATGATCCCGAAGGTGTGAAAACCCTATTAACTGAATTTAGCTGGCCTGAGAAATTGTCTGAATTTAAATCGGCAATTGCGTTAAAAGCGGATATTGAACAGGTCATGCTGGCACTTGCAGAACCACTGCGGTGGGAGAATGCACAACAATTAGCAAAGCAAATAGTAGCGGCGAGCAGTACTGATTAA
- the mfd gene encoding transcription-repair coupling factor: protein MKNFSVLTPPSVKKGQQFQTLTTLGGVSQAITLSSLISQHSGTSLIVTSDTPSALQLEVELGYLLAESEINVCLFPDRETLPYDSFSPHQDLISQRLETLAQMSQSQHNVIIVPVNTLMVKLPPKSYLTSNVMLLKKGDTYQLQQVRQHLTDTGYYLVDQVYEHGEFAIRGSILDIFPTGFQEPLRIELFDDEVESIRHFDVDTQRSKEEIDSIRMLPAKEFPTDAAGIEGFRQRYRRRFEVISKEAESVYQQVSRGLMPAGIENYLPLFFEESANLFDYIPQDTQLITLGDIEQASEHHLVEIKARYEDRRVDPLKPLLAPQELYILTDELFAAFKNYTRSQITTPSKNAEGEIEVIAKSQQANATTLPDINANHKLKQPLLNLQEYSQSQTQLVFSAESEGRREALIELLGKIGIKPKQFNHLNAFIAAKEPIGLIVSPLSQGCMLHDTPKGDISVICETELFGQRISQRRRREKQKQVSSDVLVKNLAELKVGDPIVHLEHGVALYQGLVTLDTGGLVAEYMQLEYTGGDKLYVPVSSLHLISRYSVGADENPTLNKLGNETWSKAKKKAIEKIRDVAAELLDVYARRQARPGDAVKIDAEEYAQFSQGFPFEETVDQETAIEAVLTDMQTPMAMDRLVCGDVGFGKTEVAMRAAFVAVNAGKQVVVLVPTTLLAQQHYENFKDRFADWPMVIEVMSRFRSAKEQTQVLKSLSDGKVDIVIGTHKLLQAEANFENLGLLVIDEEHRFGVRQKEKIKALRANVDILTLTATPIPRTLNMAMSGMRDLSIIATPPAKRLAVKTFVREYDIATVREAILREILRGGQVYFLHNNVETIEKCAQDIRELLPEARVVSAHGQMRERELEKVMSEFYHQRFNVLVCTTIIETGIDVPSANTIIINRADKFGLAQLHQLRGRVGRSHHQAYAYLMTPHPKLMSTDARKRLAAIDALEDLGAGFMLATQDLEIRGAGELLGDEQSGHISKIGFSLYMEMLESAVKALKEGKEPSLDYMLKSQCEVELRIPALLPDDYVSDVNMRLSLYKRIANCETERMIDELKVEFIDRFGMLPEPTKNLMELTVYKHKATALGATKIEMHAKGGSIEFSDDHKIDPMFIIGLLQSQPKIYRMEGSNKLRFTMPAETSKQRLDLIKMLLEQLHKHRTGATK from the coding sequence ATGAAGAATTTTAGCGTTCTAACACCGCCAAGTGTTAAAAAAGGCCAACAGTTTCAAACCTTAACCACACTTGGAGGCGTCTCTCAAGCTATTACGCTTTCAAGCCTAATTTCGCAGCATTCAGGTACCAGCCTCATTGTAACCAGCGACACGCCAAGTGCATTGCAGCTTGAAGTCGAACTGGGCTACCTGTTGGCTGAATCAGAAATCAACGTCTGTTTATTCCCCGATCGCGAGACGCTGCCTTATGACAGTTTCTCACCCCATCAAGACTTGATTTCCCAGCGTTTAGAAACTTTAGCCCAAATGAGCCAATCACAGCACAATGTCATCATAGTGCCAGTGAACACCTTAATGGTTAAGTTACCGCCTAAATCCTATTTAACATCAAACGTGATGTTATTAAAAAAAGGCGATACCTATCAATTACAACAAGTTAGACAACATCTAACTGACACTGGCTATTACTTGGTTGATCAAGTTTATGAGCATGGTGAGTTTGCGATTCGTGGCTCTATTCTCGATATATTCCCTACCGGTTTTCAAGAGCCATTACGCATTGAATTATTCGATGACGAAGTTGAGTCTATCCGTCATTTTGATGTCGATACTCAGCGCTCAAAAGAAGAAATTGATTCGATAAGAATGCTACCAGCAAAAGAGTTTCCGACTGATGCTGCTGGAATTGAAGGTTTTAGACAACGCTATCGTCGCCGTTTTGAAGTGATATCAAAAGAAGCCGAATCAGTTTATCAACAAGTCAGTCGTGGCCTCATGCCTGCAGGTATTGAGAACTACTTACCGCTGTTTTTTGAAGAATCTGCCAATCTATTTGATTATATTCCCCAGGATACGCAATTAATCACCCTTGGTGATATTGAGCAAGCGAGCGAACATCATTTAGTTGAGATTAAAGCACGATATGAAGATCGCCGCGTTGACCCATTAAAACCACTACTGGCACCGCAAGAACTATACATTCTTACCGATGAGCTTTTTGCTGCCTTTAAAAATTACACTCGCTCGCAAATCACCACTCCATCAAAAAATGCTGAAGGTGAAATTGAGGTTATTGCTAAATCTCAGCAAGCAAATGCTACAACACTGCCTGACATCAACGCCAACCATAAGCTCAAGCAACCCTTACTGAACTTGCAAGAATACAGTCAATCTCAAACCCAGTTAGTCTTCAGTGCCGAATCTGAAGGACGACGTGAAGCGCTGATTGAGTTGCTGGGTAAAATAGGTATTAAACCAAAGCAATTTAACCATTTAAATGCCTTCATTGCCGCAAAAGAACCCATTGGTTTAATCGTTTCACCTTTGTCACAAGGTTGCATGCTTCATGACACACCTAAGGGCGATATTAGTGTCATTTGTGAGACCGAGCTATTTGGCCAACGTATCTCACAGCGCCGCCGCCGTGAAAAGCAAAAACAGGTTAGTTCAGATGTACTAGTTAAGAATTTAGCCGAGCTTAAAGTCGGTGATCCTATCGTGCATTTAGAACACGGGGTTGCGCTATATCAAGGTCTAGTCACTCTTGATACTGGCGGGTTAGTGGCTGAATATATGCAACTTGAATATACCGGAGGCGACAAACTGTATGTGCCGGTGTCATCACTGCATCTTATTAGCCGCTATAGCGTCGGCGCAGATGAAAACCCAACACTCAATAAATTAGGTAACGAAACCTGGTCTAAAGCCAAGAAAAAAGCCATTGAGAAAATTCGTGATGTGGCAGCTGAATTACTGGATGTCTATGCAAGACGCCAAGCGCGCCCTGGTGATGCCGTTAAAATTGATGCCGAAGAATATGCTCAATTCTCGCAAGGTTTCCCGTTTGAAGAAACTGTCGATCAAGAAACCGCGATTGAAGCCGTACTCACCGACATGCAAACACCGATGGCGATGGACAGATTAGTCTGTGGTGATGTTGGTTTTGGTAAAACTGAAGTCGCGATGCGCGCAGCTTTTGTGGCCGTAAATGCTGGTAAACAAGTGGTGGTATTAGTGCCAACGACCCTGCTTGCCCAGCAACACTATGAAAACTTTAAAGATCGCTTCGCCGATTGGCCAATGGTGATTGAAGTCATGTCGCGCTTTCGTTCAGCTAAAGAGCAAACTCAAGTACTCAAATCATTATCTGACGGTAAAGTCGATATCGTTATAGGTACCCATAAATTACTGCAAGCTGAAGCTAATTTTGAAAACTTAGGTTTACTGGTTATCGATGAAGAACATCGATTTGGTGTGCGCCAAAAAGAAAAGATTAAAGCCCTGCGCGCCAATGTAGACATTTTAACGCTGACCGCAACACCTATTCCAAGAACACTCAATATGGCGATGTCGGGCATGCGAGATTTATCTATCATCGCCACTCCACCAGCAAAACGCCTTGCGGTTAAAACCTTTGTGCGTGAATACGATATCGCCACAGTACGAGAAGCCATATTGCGTGAAATTCTGCGTGGTGGCCAAGTGTACTTTTTACATAATAATGTTGAAACCATTGAGAAATGTGCTCAAGACATTCGCGAGTTACTACCAGAAGCGCGGGTTGTATCAGCCCACGGTCAAATGCGTGAACGTGAACTTGAAAAAGTAATGTCAGAGTTTTACCACCAGCGCTTTAACGTACTTGTGTGTACCACCATTATTGAAACCGGTATTGATGTACCAAGCGCCAATACCATTATTATCAATAGAGCGGATAAATTTGGTTTAGCCCAATTACACCAATTACGTGGCCGTGTTGGTCGCTCACATCACCAAGCTTATGCTTACTTGATGACACCACACCCTAAACTTATGAGCACAGATGCTCGTAAGCGATTAGCAGCAATTGATGCACTAGAAGATTTAGGTGCTGGCTTTATGCTGGCAACACAAGATTTAGAAATACGCGGCGCAGGTGAATTACTGGGCGACGAACAAAGCGGTCATATATCTAAAATTGGTTTTAGTCTTTACATGGAAATGCTTGAATCAGCCGTTAAAGCCCTTAAAGAAGGTAAGGAGCCTTCGCTGGACTACATGCTGAAATCACAATGTGAAGTCGAACTTCGTATTCCTGCATTGCTACCTGATGATTATGTTTCAGACGTTAATATGCGTTTATCGCTTTATAAGCGTATCGCCAACTGCGAAACAGAAAGAATGATAGATGAGCTGAAAGTTGAGTTTATTGATCGCTTTGGCATGCTGCCTGAGCCGACTAAGAACTTAATGGAATTGACCGTATATAAACATAAAGCTACGGCGTTAGGGGCAACGAAGATTGAAATGCACGCTAAAGGTGGCAGTATCGAATTTAGCGATGACCATAAAATAGACCCAATGTTTATCATTGGTTTATTACAAAGCCAACCAAAAATTTATCGAATGGAAGGCTCAAATAAGTTAAGGTTCACTATGCCTGCAGAAACCAGCAAGCAACGACTAGACTTAATTAAGATGTTATTAGAACAACTCCATAAACACCGTACTGGAGCAACTAAATAG
- a CDS encoding DUF924 family protein — protein MDKVNSVIDFWFKEIDPTQWFKKDLQFDLLITSRFGKLHRQAVAGELWLWRQSPQGRLAEIIVLDQFSRNIYRDKANAFSADPMSLALAQEALSRSDDTLLTAVERTFLYMPYMHSESLEIHQQALKLFKNNGLESNYQFELKHLKIIEEFGRYPHRNSLLNRDSTAEELAFLSQPGSSF, from the coding sequence ATGGATAAAGTCAATTCAGTCATCGACTTCTGGTTTAAAGAAATTGATCCTACTCAATGGTTTAAAAAGGATTTGCAGTTTGACCTATTAATCACATCACGTTTTGGGAAGCTTCATCGGCAGGCAGTTGCAGGCGAATTATGGTTGTGGCGTCAATCACCTCAAGGTCGGTTAGCTGAAATCATTGTGCTTGATCAGTTTTCCCGTAATATTTATCGCGATAAAGCTAACGCATTTAGTGCTGATCCAATGTCTTTAGCATTGGCTCAAGAAGCTTTATCACGTTCAGACGATACATTATTAACCGCAGTTGAACGCACATTTTTGTATATGCCATATATGCACAGTGAATCATTAGAAATACATCAACAAGCACTGAAACTGTTTAAAAATAATGGGCTGGAATCTAATTATCAATTTGAATTAAAACATCTAAAAATCATTGAAGAGTTTGGTCGATACCCCCACCGAAATAGCCTATTAAACAGGGATTCCACCGCAGAGGAATTAGCCTTTTTATCCCAACCGGGGTCTTCTTTTTAA
- the lolD gene encoding lipoprotein-releasing ABC transporter ATP-binding protein LolD translates to MNNKSSVILEVSDVSKQFHDGETTTKVLSSVDLTVYKGEQLAIVGTSGSGKSTLLHIMGTLDIPTSGTVMLDGENLYQLNASRQAEVRNKDLGFIYQFHHLLPEFSALENVAMPAFIQGRDKKQALAEATALLERVGLGHRLEHIPAQLSGGERQRVAIARALINKPKLVLADEPTGNLDASSGDSVYELIRELAQQLGTAFVVVTHDYKLAAKMDRQLTMKDGVLQHVAEDK, encoded by the coding sequence ATGAATAATAAATCCTCTGTAATATTAGAAGTCAGTGACGTGAGTAAACAGTTTCATGATGGTGAAACCACCACCAAGGTATTATCGAGCGTTGATTTAACGGTTTATAAAGGCGAGCAGCTTGCCATTGTTGGGACGTCAGGTTCAGGCAAGAGTACATTGCTGCACATTATGGGTACGCTAGATATACCGACATCAGGCACAGTGATGCTTGACGGTGAAAATCTTTACCAGCTTAATGCATCAAGACAAGCTGAAGTCAGAAATAAAGACCTAGGCTTTATCTATCAGTTTCATCATTTACTCCCTGAGTTTAGCGCGCTTGAAAATGTGGCGATGCCAGCATTTATTCAAGGGCGAGATAAAAAACAAGCGTTAGCAGAAGCCACAGCATTACTTGAGCGTGTCGGACTTGGTCATCGCTTAGAGCATATACCTGCGCAACTGTCAGGCGGCGAACGTCAACGCGTTGCCATCGCCAGAGCGTTAATCAACAAACCTAAATTGGTATTAGCCGATGAACCCACTGGTAATTTAGATGCGAGCAGTGGTGACAGCGTTTATGAGCTCATTCGCGAACTTGCGCAGCAATTAGGCACAGCGTTTGTTGTGGTCACTCACGACTATAAATTAGCTGCAAAAATGGACCGTCAATTAACGATGAAAGACGGCGTTTTACAGCATGTAGCGGAAGATAAATAA
- a CDS encoding peptidoglycan binding protein CsiV, producing MLRNIVLSIAALAAITTPIHAQAKSWFEVEVYVFERQTNSVEKWQENTAAAPNSKNVDLITPMISNDITGVALGLSGCTSTDWTSSEVDCQDPLVSANKTTFPSQVPFSIAAAEPQQAYLGDGPVLLAESQSEFAEIIQSVRRESNVRSLLHITWQQDMKSRNRAKPMRIFAGKDYSEEFEYSGNAITELQDDEFSSFDFNANFGSFGSLVSEPQTSPVWELDGNINIYLSHYLFIETNLALRQPIQKKVVQNEYYQYSTPTDADKVMSPFLQSIPMVQNRRVRSGEVHYFDHPNFGIVMQIRKMEQPSETRPASLSIDAAD from the coding sequence GTGCTGCGTAATATTGTTTTATCCATTGCCGCTTTAGCGGCAATCACAACACCCATTCATGCCCAAGCTAAATCATGGTTTGAAGTTGAAGTGTATGTATTTGAAAGACAAACTAACAGTGTCGAAAAGTGGCAAGAAAATACTGCTGCGGCGCCCAATAGTAAGAATGTCGACTTAATTACGCCAATGATCAGTAATGATATTACAGGCGTTGCTTTGGGCTTATCAGGTTGCACCTCAACGGATTGGACCAGCAGCGAAGTTGACTGCCAAGATCCGTTAGTCAGCGCTAACAAAACAACTTTCCCAAGCCAGGTGCCCTTTTCGATTGCTGCTGCAGAACCTCAACAAGCCTACTTAGGCGATGGTCCAGTATTACTGGCTGAATCGCAAAGTGAGTTTGCAGAGATCATTCAATCAGTGCGCCGCGAATCAAATGTACGCAGCTTGCTTCACATCACTTGGCAGCAAGATATGAAATCTCGTAATCGTGCTAAACCAATGAGAATTTTTGCAGGTAAAGACTACTCTGAAGAGTTTGAGTATTCTGGTAATGCGATTACTGAACTACAAGATGACGAGTTTTCGAGTTTTGATTTCAACGCTAATTTCGGCAGCTTTGGAAGTTTAGTCAGCGAGCCGCAAACATCGCCTGTTTGGGAGCTAGACGGTAATATTAATATTTACCTAAGCCACTATCTGTTTATTGAAACAAACTTGGCTTTGCGTCAACCAATTCAAAAGAAAGTCGTTCAAAATGAATACTATCAGTACTCAACGCCTACTGATGCCGATAAAGTGATGAGTCCGTTTTTACAGTCTATTCCAATGGTACAAAATCGTCGCGTAAGAAGCGGCGAAGTCCATTATTTTGACCACCCAAATTTCGGCATTGTTATGCAAATCAGAAAAATGGAACAACCATCAGAAACAAGACCCGCTAGCTTATCGATTGATGCTGCTGATTAG
- a CDS encoding lipoprotein-releasing ABC transporter permease subunit, which translates to MNFRFSLFMGYRYWRTRKANAFASFITFFAVSGIFLGVAALIIVSSVMNGLEGQLKERILGAVPQLTLINDAGFTDWESQAQSLTSLPQVQGLAPTVTTQAMVQSSKNISAVQVYGVFPEYEQNLSAIVANTYSSAFEQLTAGSYNIVLGSELARKLSINVGDKVRILSGDGVVYSPLGPVPSQRKFTVAGVFEMGSQVDGVLAYVHYQDARRLMRVSPSEINELRVYLTDPFTAPEMGVTLTEKLALQDIDIETSDWRDDFGHLFAAVKMEKNMMSLMLSLIVAVAAFNIISALVMMVIDKTADVAVLKTQGLTTQSVMNIFIVQGSLNAITGLALGTIAGIAITFNLNSILNVLGISILGVGQNLPVAIASQQIIVIIVGTLVMTLLATIYPALTAARVQPATALRHE; encoded by the coding sequence ATGAATTTTCGGTTTTCACTATTCATGGGCTACCGCTATTGGCGGACACGTAAAGCCAATGCATTTGCTTCTTTCATCACTTTTTTTGCTGTTTCGGGCATTTTTCTTGGCGTCGCCGCGCTCATTATTGTCAGCTCAGTGATGAATGGCTTAGAAGGTCAGCTTAAAGAACGTATTTTAGGCGCTGTGCCACAGTTAACCTTGATTAATGATGCAGGCTTTACTGACTGGGAATCCCAAGCTCAATCGTTAACCTCATTACCGCAAGTACAAGGATTGGCCCCTACTGTTACGACACAAGCTATGGTGCAATCCAGCAAAAACATTAGCGCAGTGCAAGTGTATGGTGTTTTTCCAGAGTATGAGCAAAACTTATCGGCCATCGTAGCTAATACCTATTCAAGCGCATTTGAGCAATTAACCGCAGGCAGTTATAACATAGTTTTAGGCAGTGAACTGGCTCGAAAGTTATCGATTAATGTCGGCGATAAAGTCAGAATTTTAAGTGGCGATGGGGTGGTGTATTCACCGCTTGGCCCAGTGCCTAGTCAACGTAAATTTACTGTAGCGGGTGTTTTTGAAATGGGCTCGCAAGTTGATGGTGTGCTGGCCTATGTACATTATCAAGATGCTAGGCGTTTAATGCGAGTTAGCCCGAGCGAGATTAACGAATTACGGGTCTACTTAACCGATCCATTCACCGCACCTGAAATGGGTGTCACGCTAACCGAGAAGTTAGCCTTACAAGACATTGATATTGAAACTAGCGATTGGCGCGATGATTTTGGCCATTTATTTGCTGCAGTCAAAATGGAAAAAAATATGATGTCGCTGATGTTAAGTTTAATCGTAGCCGTTGCCGCGTTTAATATTATCTCGGCGCTGGTGATGATGGTGATTGATAAAACTGCCGATGTCGCAGTGCTTAAAACTCAAGGGTTAACCACCCAATCAGTGATGAATATCTTTATCGTGCAAGGATCGCTTAATGCAATAACAGGATTAGCATTAGGGACTATTGCTGGCATCGCTATTACCTTTAATTTGAACTCCATCCTAAATGTATTAGGTATATCAATACTTGGAGTGGGACAAAACTTACCCGTCGCCATTGCCAGTCAGCAAATTATCGTCATTATTGTCGGCACTTTAGTGATGACATTACTTGCCACCATTTATCCCGCATTAACGGCTGCGCGCGTGCAACCTGCAACCGCCTTGAGACATGAATAA